A genomic window from Candidatus Thermoplasmatota archaeon includes:
- a CDS encoding sulfotransferase, whose amino-acid sequence MKLDEKINYIVSGLERSGTSMIMQILQAGSIPIAYDTKRQSDENNPKGYYELEGGKIINKLIDKTLPLEKYRGKFIKITAYGLKYLPPGKYKIIYTERNIEEILDSMEKMTGKKDEKREETKKVFTKLNNTIKKMMTNRDDIEVLYINYNNIISNPEQNIREIIKFLGLSDKNITQMIQTVDKKLYRQRRYT is encoded by the coding sequence ATGAAGCTAGATGAAAAAATCAACTACATCGTATCAGGACTAGAACGATCTGGTACATCAATGATCATGCAAATACTACAAGCTGGTAGTATACCAATAGCCTATGACACAAAAAGACAATCAGATGAAAACAACCCCAAGGGGTACTATGAACTAGAAGGCGGAAAAATAATAAACAAACTAATAGACAAAACACTACCATTAGAAAAATACAGAGGCAAATTCATAAAAATAACAGCATATGGACTAAAATACCTACCACCAGGAAAATACAAGATAATCTACACAGAAAGAAACATAGAAGAAATACTAGACTCAATGGAAAAAATGACTGGTAAAAAAGACGAAAAACGAGAAGAAACAAAAAAAGTTTTCACAAAACTAAACAACACCATAAAAAAAATGATGACAAATAGAGACGACATAGAAGTACTATACATAAACTACAACAACATAATATCAAACCCTGAACAAAACATAAGAGAGATAATAAAATTCCTTGGGTTATCAGATAAAAACATTACTCAGATGATACAAACTGTTGACAAAAAACTATACAGACAAAGAAGATATACATAG
- the cysC gene encoding adenylyl-sulfate kinase produces the protein MEKKKATNVVWHTHKVSREERESLLKQKGVVLWFTGLSGSGKSTVANEVAYKLHEMGYLSYVLDGDNIRHGLNKDLGFSPRDRKENIRRISEVAKLFFDAGLITITAFISPYKIDRNFCRELVGKGRFLEIYTKASIETCEKRDTKGLYKKAREGLIKDFTGINAPYEEPEKPEMILYTDKETIEESAEKVIKKLEELGYIK, from the coding sequence ATGGAAAAGAAAAAAGCAACAAATGTCGTATGGCACACACATAAAGTAAGCAGGGAAGAAAGAGAATCACTTTTAAAACAAAAAGGTGTGGTACTATGGTTCACGGGTCTCTCTGGAAGCGGTAAATCTACCGTTGCAAATGAGGTGGCCTATAAATTACATGAAATGGGGTATCTATCATATGTTCTTGATGGAGATAACATCCGCCATGGACTGAATAAGGATCTAGGTTTTTCTCCCCGGGACAGAAAAGAAAACATCAGGAGGATATCTGAAGTAGCAAAACTTTTTTTTGATGCAGGTTTAATTACTATAACCGCCTTTATTTCTCCATATAAAATAGATAGAAATTTCTGCAGAGAATTAGTTGGCAAAGGAAGATTTTTAGAGATTTATACAAAAGCATCCATTGAAACCTGCGAAAAAAGAGACACCAAAGGTCTCTACAAGAAAGCAAGAGAAGGACTTATCAAAGATTTTACCGGTATAAACGCTCCATATGAAGAACCTGAAAAACCTGAGATGATACTTTATACAGATAAAGAAACTATTGAAGAAAGCGCAGAAAAAGTAATAAAAAAATTAGAAGAACTAGGATATATAAAATAA